AAGGCATGGATCACAGCGGCTGGCCACATGCCGAACAAGACTGGGAAACCAAGGCCGCCCACAGCAAAGAGATAGATCACAAGGTTGATCCAGAAGGCCCGTGAAAGACCCACCTGGGTAAACACCCCCAGAGGTGGGATGAACAGCGCAATGATGATCCGAAAGATATCGCCGCAGGTCATGGGGAGGATCATGCAAG
This genomic interval from Synechococcus sp. UW69 contains the following:
- a CDS encoding YqaE/Pmp3 family membrane protein, whose translation is MTCGDIFRIIIALFIPPLGVFTQVGLSRAFWINLVIYLFAVGGLGFPVLFGMWPAAVIHALFVILTRK